The following coding sequences are from one Lipingzhangella halophila window:
- a CDS encoding sugar ABC transporter substrate-binding protein — MHTKPANGTRRLRAPSALMAAGLLTLGTACSASDDGDVTTLTSIDYNLAEPQNGSTQAMLDECGEQAGVEIERDAQPRDQLMPSLLQGASQQELPDLMLIDNPDLPQVAATGALLPLEEAGVDTDGFYDSALEIGRHDDTLYGITAGVNGLALFTNTAMLEDADVDPPATWEELSDAADELTEGDTSGYAFSAIGHEEGTFNFEPFLWSNGGSLTELDSPEAVEALDFWSRMVEDGSVSQSVVNWSQADVNDQFLGEHVAMMVNGSWQIPVLDEEGLEYGVSPLPVPESGDDPATPMGGEVWAVAQNGGEREELAVEVLQCLLGDDNLTEWAELNAYVPAKEDLADQMAEDNPEMAPFVESVPTAQSRTAELGEDYPEVSGAIADAIQEALAGSGSAEEALGQAQQSVPTS; from the coding sequence ATGCACACGAAACCCGCCAACGGTACCCGCAGGCTTCGCGCGCCCTCCGCGCTGATGGCGGCCGGGCTGCTCACTCTGGGCACCGCCTGTTCGGCCAGCGACGACGGTGACGTCACCACGCTCACGTCCATCGACTACAACCTCGCCGAGCCGCAGAACGGCTCCACCCAGGCCATGCTGGACGAGTGCGGTGAGCAGGCCGGGGTGGAGATCGAGCGCGACGCCCAGCCCCGCGACCAGCTCATGCCCAGCCTGCTCCAGGGGGCCTCCCAGCAGGAGCTGCCCGACCTGATGCTGATCGACAACCCCGACCTGCCCCAGGTGGCGGCCACCGGGGCGCTGCTGCCGCTCGAAGAGGCCGGCGTCGACACCGACGGCTTCTACGACAGCGCGCTGGAGATCGGCCGCCACGACGACACCCTCTACGGGATCACCGCCGGGGTGAACGGCCTGGCCCTGTTCACCAACACCGCCATGCTCGAGGACGCCGACGTGGACCCGCCGGCCACCTGGGAGGAGCTCAGCGACGCCGCCGACGAACTCACCGAGGGCGACACCAGCGGGTACGCGTTCTCGGCCATCGGACACGAGGAGGGCACCTTCAACTTCGAGCCGTTCCTGTGGAGCAACGGCGGAAGCCTCACCGAGCTGGACTCTCCGGAGGCGGTCGAGGCACTGGACTTCTGGTCGCGGATGGTCGAGGACGGCTCCGTCTCCCAGTCGGTCGTGAACTGGTCCCAGGCCGACGTCAACGACCAGTTCCTCGGTGAGCACGTCGCCATGATGGTCAACGGTTCCTGGCAGATCCCGGTCCTCGACGAAGAGGGCCTGGAGTACGGCGTCTCCCCGCTGCCGGTACCCGAGTCCGGAGACGACCCCGCCACGCCGATGGGCGGTGAGGTGTGGGCGGTCGCCCAGAACGGCGGCGAGCGCGAGGAACTCGCCGTCGAGGTCCTCCAGTGCCTGCTCGGCGACGACAACCTGACCGAGTGGGCGGAGCTGAACGCCTACGTCCCGGCGAAGGAGGACCTGGCCGACCAGATGGCCGAGGACAACCCGGAGATGGCGCCGTTCGTCGAGTCGGTTCCCACCGCCCAGTCCCGCACCGCCGAGCTGGGCGAGGACTACCCGGAGGTCTCCGGCGCGATCGCCGATGCCATCCAGGAGGCGCTGGCCGGGTCCGGTTCGGCCGAGGAGGCCCTCGGCCAGGCGCAGCAGTCGGTACCGACGTCCTGA
- a CDS encoding carbohydrate ABC transporter permease, which translates to MVARIGFVAPIVVYLVLFFGYPLVSNITMAMREFTAASFYTGEAPFVGFENYAAVIGDPVFGTALLNTAVFTIASLAFQFAIGLGLAVFFQRYFPLNGVLRSLLLLPWLLPLVVSGTVWRWIYDQEYGVLNQVLLGAGVIDTAMPWLSSTSMALTAVTVANIWVGIPFNMVILYGGLQGIPAQLYEAAALDGAGPWKRFSAVTWPLLRPVSAVVLMLGLVYTLKVFDVIMVLTQGGPANATQTLTTWSYSLSFQDLDFGAGAATGNMLILLALVFAVFYLRSTRQSAGAAAREAPRRRVPRLPRGRSATGGARASVAAAGEPSATEQERS; encoded by the coding sequence ATGGTCGCCCGAATCGGATTCGTCGCGCCGATCGTCGTCTACCTGGTTCTGTTCTTCGGGTACCCGCTCGTCTCGAACATCACGATGGCGATGCGGGAGTTCACCGCGGCGTCCTTCTACACCGGCGAGGCGCCCTTCGTCGGATTCGAGAACTACGCCGCGGTGATCGGCGATCCCGTGTTCGGTACAGCGCTGCTGAACACCGCCGTGTTCACCATCGCCTCGCTGGCGTTCCAGTTCGCCATCGGGCTGGGCCTGGCGGTGTTCTTCCAGCGCTACTTCCCGCTCAACGGGGTGCTGCGCTCGCTGCTGCTGCTCCCCTGGCTGCTGCCGCTGGTCGTGTCGGGCACCGTGTGGCGGTGGATCTACGACCAGGAGTACGGCGTGCTCAACCAGGTCCTGCTGGGCGCGGGAGTGATCGACACGGCCATGCCCTGGCTGTCCAGCACCTCCATGGCGCTCACAGCGGTGACGGTCGCCAACATCTGGGTCGGCATCCCGTTCAACATGGTCATCCTCTACGGCGGTCTCCAGGGGATCCCCGCCCAGCTCTACGAGGCGGCGGCACTGGACGGCGCCGGCCCGTGGAAACGGTTCAGCGCCGTCACCTGGCCGCTGCTGCGCCCGGTGAGCGCGGTGGTGCTGATGCTCGGCCTCGTGTACACGCTGAAGGTCTTCGACGTGATCATGGTGCTCACCCAGGGCGGCCCGGCCAACGCCACCCAGACCCTGACCACCTGGTCCTACTCCCTGTCGTTCCAGGACCTGGACTTCGGCGCGGGGGCGGCCACCGGCAACATGCTGATCCTCCTCGCCCTGGTGTTCGCGGTCTTCTACCTGCGTTCGACCCGGCAGTCCGCGGGTGCCGCGGCCCGGGAGGCACCTCGCCGGCGGGTCCCGCGCCTACCGCGCGGCCGCTCGGCGACCGGCGGGGCGCGCGCTTCCGTGGCCGCGGCGGGAGAGCCCTCTGCCACCGAGCAGGAAAGGAGCTAG
- a CDS encoding SRPBCC family protein yields MPTNVHPLAVEVEARIAAAPENVWEFVSDITVPARFSGELQKVEWLDGATAPSVGARFTGHNHNTRLGEWSTVSEVAEFDPPRAFVWRVVGAEDALATWRFDLVPESSGATLLRHHVRTGPAFTPLDDFIARNPDKKEKAISVRREALQTNMRATVEGVRGLCEDA; encoded by the coding sequence ATGCCCACGAATGTCCATCCCCTCGCGGTCGAGGTCGAGGCCCGCATCGCCGCCGCGCCCGAGAACGTCTGGGAGTTCGTCTCCGACATCACCGTTCCCGCCCGGTTCAGCGGGGAGCTGCAGAAGGTGGAGTGGCTCGACGGCGCCACCGCGCCGAGTGTCGGGGCGCGCTTCACCGGCCACAACCACAACACGCGGCTCGGGGAGTGGAGCACCGTATCCGAGGTGGCGGAGTTCGACCCGCCGCGGGCCTTCGTCTGGCGGGTCGTCGGCGCGGAGGATGCGCTCGCCACCTGGCGGTTCGACCTGGTTCCGGAGTCGTCCGGGGCGACCCTGCTGCGCCACCACGTGCGGACGGGGCCCGCCTTCACGCCGCTGGACGACTTCATCGCGCGCAACCCGGACAAGAAGGAGAAGGCCATCAGCGTCCGGCGGGAAGCGCTGCAGACCAACATGCGGGCCACCGTCGAGGGCGTCCGCGGACTCTGCGAGGACGCGTAG
- a CDS encoding LacI family DNA-binding transcriptional regulator: MRISDVARHAGVSPSTVSYVLSGKRSISPSTRERVLASIASLGYQPHAGARALASSRSNVIALMLPLRPGIHVPVVMQFAVSVVTSARGHEHDVLLLTQAEGEDGLRRVVGSSMVDGVIVMDVQMDDPRISALRALSHPSVLIGIPADTTGLTCVDLDFDAAGQACVEHLADLGHRDIALVGQPPSVYERRTGFAERTLTGFERAARERGVRSVVLPCGAQPAAVTATTNRLFRENPDVTGVVVHNEPAVSPLLEAAVATGRRVPTDLSVVGIGTDDLASETQPPLTQVSLPAEELGGRSVALLMDKLNDADPPEVTLLPPRLTTRSSTAARPA; this comes from the coding sequence GTGCGGATCTCGGATGTGGCCAGGCACGCCGGAGTGTCGCCGAGCACCGTCTCCTACGTCCTCAGCGGCAAGCGGTCGATCTCGCCGAGCACGCGGGAACGCGTGCTCGCGAGCATCGCGAGCCTCGGCTACCAGCCGCACGCCGGTGCGCGCGCCCTGGCCAGCAGCCGCTCCAATGTGATCGCCCTGATGCTCCCGTTGCGTCCGGGCATTCACGTACCGGTGGTGATGCAGTTCGCGGTCTCGGTCGTGACCAGCGCGCGCGGCCACGAGCACGACGTCCTGCTGCTCACCCAGGCCGAAGGGGAGGACGGGCTGCGCCGCGTCGTGGGGTCCTCCATGGTCGACGGCGTCATCGTGATGGACGTGCAGATGGACGATCCGCGGATCTCCGCGCTGCGCGCACTGTCCCACCCTTCGGTGCTGATCGGTATCCCGGCCGACACCACCGGACTGACCTGCGTCGACCTCGACTTCGACGCGGCTGGCCAGGCGTGCGTCGAGCACCTCGCCGATCTCGGGCACCGCGATATCGCCCTGGTCGGCCAGCCCCCCTCGGTCTACGAGCGCCGCACCGGGTTCGCCGAGCGGACCCTCACCGGATTCGAGCGGGCGGCCCGGGAACGCGGCGTGCGCTCGGTCGTGCTGCCGTGCGGGGCTCAGCCCGCCGCGGTGACCGCCACGACGAACCGGTTGTTCCGCGAGAACCCTGACGTCACCGGTGTGGTCGTGCACAACGAACCGGCCGTGTCCCCGCTGCTGGAGGCCGCCGTCGCCACCGGACGCCGGGTGCCCACCGACCTCTCGGTGGTCGGCATCGGCACCGACGACCTCGCCTCCGAGACGCAGCCGCCGCTCACCCAGGTGAGCCTGCCCGCCGAGGAGCTGGGCGGGCGCTCGGTCGCACTGCTGATGGACAAGCTGAACGACGCCGACCCGCCCGAGGTCACCCTGCTTCCCCCGCGCCTGACCACACGGTCGAGCACCGCCGCCCGACCGGCCTAG
- a CDS encoding winged helix-turn-helix transcriptional regulator produces MKWSEIGGTPCSVARALSVVGDRWVMLVLREAFLGVRRFEDFHARINMSRRVLAERLAALVDEGILERRAYSDRPERFEYRLTAKGRDLYPVITALLTWGDRWMADPEGPAVELVHNPCGTAIHPVQACPQCGGELHPRDMTPVVKRDLGAA; encoded by the coding sequence ATGAAGTGGAGCGAGATCGGCGGCACCCCCTGCTCGGTAGCGCGGGCGCTCTCGGTGGTCGGCGACCGGTGGGTGATGCTGGTACTGCGCGAGGCGTTCCTGGGTGTGCGGCGCTTCGAGGACTTCCACGCGCGCATCAACATGTCGCGGCGCGTCCTCGCCGAGCGCCTGGCCGCGCTCGTGGACGAGGGAATCCTGGAACGCCGTGCCTACAGCGACCGGCCCGAACGCTTCGAGTACCGGCTCACCGCCAAGGGACGCGACCTCTACCCGGTGATCACGGCCCTGCTGACCTGGGGCGACCGCTGGATGGCGGATCCGGAGGGCCCGGCGGTGGAGCTCGTGCACAACCCGTGCGGCACAGCCATCCACCCCGTTCAGGCGTGCCCCCAGTGCGGCGGGGAGCTCCACCCCCGCGATATGACGCCGGTGGTCAAGCGGGACCTGGGCGCGGCCTGA